In Burkholderiales bacterium, the following proteins share a genomic window:
- the argH gene encoding argininosuccinate lyase — MAERTKPGRNVKLWSGRFDEPVTDLVKHFTASVQFDRRLARYDIEGSMAHARMLHAVGILSAEDLSAIEAGLAQIWSSIESGAFEWSVDLEDVHFNIERRLTELVGDAGKRLHTARSRNDQVATDVRLFLRAATDDVIALIKGLQRAILGVAEKHTETVMPGFTHLQVAQPVSFAHHLLAYFEMLARDSQRFTDARKRLNKLPLGAAALAGTSFPIDRQMVAKALGFDGVAENSLDAVSDRDFAIEFCACSAILMTHLSRFCEELILWMSPRFGFIDLADRFCTGSSIMPQKKNPDVPELVRGKTGRVNGHLVALLTLMKGQPLAYNKDNQEDKEPLFDTVDTVTTSLAVFTEMLGGLVVKPEAMREAARQGYATATDLADYLVKKGVPFREAHEAVALAVRYAESRGKDLSELALPDLKQFSPLIAEDVFDALTLEGSMGARSHIGGTAPSRVKQAIAKAKKTL; from the coding sequence ATGGCAGAACGCACCAAGCCGGGTCGTAACGTGAAGCTGTGGTCGGGCCGCTTCGACGAGCCCGTCACCGATCTGGTCAAGCACTTCACCGCCTCGGTTCAGTTCGATCGGCGTCTCGCCCGCTACGACATCGAAGGCTCGATGGCGCACGCGCGCATGCTGCATGCGGTGGGCATACTGTCGGCGGAAGACCTCTCGGCGATCGAAGCGGGGCTCGCCCAGATCTGGTCGAGCATCGAGAGCGGCGCTTTCGAGTGGTCGGTCGATCTCGAGGACGTGCACTTCAACATCGAGCGCAGGCTCACCGAGCTCGTCGGCGACGCGGGCAAGCGCCTGCACACCGCGCGCTCGCGCAACGACCAGGTCGCGACCGACGTGCGCCTCTTCCTGCGCGCCGCGACCGACGACGTCATCGCGCTGATCAAGGGTTTGCAGCGCGCGATCCTCGGCGTAGCCGAGAAGCACACCGAGACCGTCATGCCGGGCTTCACGCACCTGCAGGTCGCGCAGCCGGTGTCGTTCGCGCATCACCTGCTCGCGTATTTCGAGATGCTCGCGCGCGATTCACAGCGCTTCACCGACGCACGCAAGCGCCTCAACAAGCTGCCGCTCGGCGCCGCGGCGCTCGCGGGCACGTCGTTCCCGATCGATCGACAGATGGTCGCCAAGGCACTCGGCTTCGACGGCGTCGCGGAGAACTCACTCGACGCGGTCTCCGATCGCGACTTCGCGATCGAGTTCTGCGCGTGCTCGGCTATCCTGATGACGCACCTCTCGCGCTTCTGCGAGGAGCTCATCCTGTGGATGAGCCCGCGCTTCGGTTTCATCGATCTCGCCGACCGCTTCTGCACCGGCTCGTCGATCATGCCGCAGAAGAAGAACCCCGACGTGCCCGAGCTCGTGCGCGGCAAGACCGGCCGCGTCAACGGCCACCTCGTCGCGCTGCTCACGCTGATGAAAGGCCAGCCGCTCGCGTACAACAAGGACAACCAGGAAGACAAGGAGCCGCTCTTCGACACCGTCGACACGGTGACGACGAGCCTCGCGGTCTTCACCGAGATGCTCGGCGGGCTCGTGGTGAAGCCCGAAGCGATGCGCGAAGCCGCGCGCCAGGGCTACGCGACCGCGACCGACCTCGCCGATTACCTCGTCAAGAAAGGCGTGCCGTTCCGCGAGGCGCACGAAGCGGTCGCGTTAGCCGTGCGCTACGCCGAATCGCGCGGCAAGGATTTGTCCGAGCTGGCGCTCCCCGACCTGAAGCAGTTCTCGCCGCTCATCGCCGAGGACGTGTTCGACGCCCTCACGCTCGAAGGCTCCATGGGCGCGCGCAGCCACATCGGCGGCACCGCGCCCAGCCGCGTGAAGCAGGCGATCGCTAAAGCGAAGAAGACGCTGTAG
- the xsc gene encoding sulfoacetaldehyde acetyltransferase: MVESKSIAKAAIAGGKIKMTPSEAFVETLVAQGVKDTFGIVGSAYMDAHDLFPLAGIRFVSVAHEQNAAHMADGYSRVTGKHGVCIAQNGPGITNFVTAIAAAYWAHSPVVAITPESGSMSMGLGGFQETEQLPIFSKITKWQVQVNSPMRIAELTGRAFDIAMNERGPVQVNIPRDYFYGEGDFLIPQPQRVERSGGGPESLDQAARMLAKAKFPVIISGGGVVMADGVDECMALAEYLTAPVVNSYLHNDSFPAKHALACGPLGYQGSKAAMKLISRADVVLALGSRLGPFGTLPQHGLDYWPANAKIIQVDSDPRMLGLVKKISVGICGDAKAAAVELLNRIKANGRLTQNKTRLADIQKEKAAWKEELENWPSPNEKGRIGPRQALAALEKAMPKNAMVATDIGNVCSVANSYLKFDTSPSFLAAMSFGNCGYSYPAAIGAKVGRPDRPSIAYVGDGAWGMSMNEVMTCVRENIPAIAVVFNNGQWGAEKKNQVDYFEKRYLGTNLKNPDFAEVAEAMGAHGLTVEHVDEIGDALRGAVKSGKPTVINMMLTQELGEPFRRDAFKQPKRLLPKYRKFSAKEFR; encoded by the coding sequence ATGGTCGAGAGCAAGAGCATCGCCAAAGCCGCCATCGCCGGCGGGAAGATCAAGATGACGCCGTCCGAGGCGTTCGTCGAGACGCTGGTCGCGCAGGGGGTGAAGGACACTTTCGGGATCGTGGGCTCGGCGTACATGGACGCGCACGACCTCTTTCCCCTCGCCGGCATCCGCTTCGTGTCGGTCGCCCACGAGCAGAACGCGGCGCACATGGCCGACGGCTATTCCCGGGTGACCGGCAAGCACGGCGTGTGCATCGCGCAGAACGGGCCCGGCATCACCAACTTCGTCACCGCGATCGCGGCCGCGTACTGGGCGCACTCGCCGGTCGTGGCGATCACGCCCGAGTCGGGCAGCATGAGCATGGGCCTCGGCGGCTTCCAGGAGACCGAGCAGCTCCCGATCTTCTCCAAGATCACCAAGTGGCAGGTGCAGGTCAACTCCCCGATGCGCATCGCGGAGCTGACCGGCCGTGCCTTCGACATCGCCATGAACGAGCGCGGCCCGGTGCAGGTGAACATCCCGCGCGATTACTTCTACGGCGAAGGCGATTTCCTGATCCCGCAGCCGCAGCGCGTCGAGCGCTCGGGCGGCGGTCCGGAGTCGCTCGATCAGGCGGCGCGCATGCTGGCGAAAGCGAAGTTTCCGGTGATCATCTCGGGCGGCGGCGTGGTGATGGCGGACGGCGTGGACGAGTGCATGGCGCTCGCGGAGTACCTCACCGCGCCGGTCGTGAATTCGTACCTGCACAACGATTCGTTCCCGGCGAAGCATGCGCTCGCCTGCGGGCCGCTCGGTTACCAGGGCTCGAAAGCGGCGATGAAGCTGATCAGCCGCGCGGACGTCGTGCTGGCGCTGGGCTCGCGCCTGGGACCTTTCGGTACGCTGCCGCAGCACGGCCTCGACTACTGGCCGGCCAACGCGAAGATCATCCAGGTCGATTCCGATCCGCGCATGCTGGGGCTGGTGAAGAAGATCTCGGTCGGCATCTGCGGCGATGCGAAGGCGGCGGCGGTCGAGTTGCTCAACCGCATCAAGGCGAACGGCAGGTTGACCCAGAACAAGACGCGCCTCGCCGACATCCAGAAAGAAAAAGCGGCGTGGAAGGAAGAGCTGGAGAACTGGCCGTCGCCCAACGAGAAAGGCCGCATCGGTCCGCGCCAGGCGCTCGCGGCGCTCGAGAAAGCGATGCCGAAGAACGCGATGGTGGCGACCGACATCGGCAACGTGTGCTCGGTGGCGAACAGCTATCTGAAGTTCGACACCTCGCCGTCGTTCCTCGCGGCGATGAGCTTCGGCAACTGCGGCTATTCGTATCCGGCGGCGATCGGCGCCAAAGTCGGCCGGCCGGACCGCCCGTCGATCGCCTACGTCGGCGACGGCGCGTGGGGCATGAGCATGAACGAAGTGATGACCTGCGTGCGCGAGAACATCCCCGCGATCGCGGTCGTGTTCAACAACGGCCAGTGGGGCGCGGAGAAGAAGAACCAGGTCGATTACTTCGAGAAGCGCTACCTCGGCACGAACCTCAAGAACCCCGACTTCGCCGAAGTCGCCGAAGCGATGGGCGCGCACGGCCTGACGGTCGAGCACGTCGACGAGATCGGCGACGCGCTGCGCGGCGCGGTCAAGTCGGGCAAGCCGACGGTCATCAACATGATGCTCACCCAGGAGCTCGGCGAGCCGTTCCGCCGCGACGCGTTCAAACAGCCGAAGCGGCTGCTGCCGAAGTACCGCAAGTTCTCGGCCAAGGAGTTTCGCTGA